A genomic stretch from Zeimonas sediminis includes:
- a CDS encoding alpha/beta hydrolase has translation MPSQIDQNTEAHSTTETAPDLPPPYVPVRAGESAFHSIRGLRCHVRRWPADAAAARGAGGEKTVFLLHGWMDVSASFQFVVDRLPAHWTLLAPDWRGFGLSERPAADCYWFPDYLADLDRLLDLLAPDGAVDIVAHSMGGNVATLYAGVRPERVRRLVNLEGVGMPPTCPEQAPDRYREWLDALRAGASLRDYDSREAVARRLMKNDPRLRGEQAMFLAQHWGLEQPDGRFALAGDPAHRIVNPVLYRVDETLAVWRRIEAEVLWVLSEHANDWHAFVREPEYRERLAAIRRLRQVTVPGAGHMLHHDRPDAVATLIREFLS, from the coding sequence GTGCCAAGCCAGATCGATCAGAACACCGAAGCCCATTCGACGACCGAAACCGCGCCGGACCTGCCGCCGCCCTATGTTCCCGTGCGCGCCGGCGAGTCCGCCTTCCACTCGATCCGCGGTCTGCGCTGCCACGTGCGCCGCTGGCCGGCCGACGCCGCCGCTGCGCGCGGGGCAGGCGGGGAGAAGACCGTATTCCTGCTGCACGGCTGGATGGACGTCTCGGCCTCTTTCCAGTTCGTCGTCGACCGGTTGCCGGCCCACTGGACGCTTCTTGCGCCCGACTGGCGAGGCTTCGGCCTGAGCGAGCGGCCGGCGGCCGACTGCTACTGGTTCCCCGACTACCTGGCCGACCTCGACCGGCTGCTGGACCTGCTGGCGCCGGATGGCGCGGTGGACATCGTGGCCCACAGCATGGGCGGCAACGTGGCCACGCTCTATGCCGGCGTGAGGCCCGAGCGGGTGCGCCGGCTGGTCAATCTCGAGGGCGTCGGCATGCCGCCCACCTGCCCCGAACAGGCGCCCGATCGCTACCGCGAATGGCTGGATGCGCTGCGCGCCGGCGCGTCGCTGCGCGACTACGACTCGCGGGAAGCGGTCGCCCGCAGGCTTATGAAGAACGACCCGCGGCTGCGCGGCGAGCAGGCGATGTTCCTCGCGCAGCACTGGGGGCTGGAGCAGCCCGACGGCCGCTTCGCGCTGGCCGGCGACCCGGCGCACCGGATCGTCAACCCGGTGCTCTACCGGGTCGACGAGACGCTCGCGGTCTGGCGGCGCATCGAGGCCGAAGTGCTGTGGGTGCTGTCCGAGCACGCCAACGACTGGCACGCCTTCGTGCGCGAGCCGGAATACCGCGAGCGGCTCGCGGCGATCCGGCGGCTCAGGCAGGTCACGGTGCCTGGTGCCGGCCACATGCTCCACCACGACCGGCCCGACGCGGTCGCGACGCTGATCCGGGAGTTCCTGTCGTGA
- a CDS encoding acyl-CoA synthetase, with the protein MARTRDDYEALHAGFRWQVPRHVNIAELCCARWARAAGRTAIVFDRGGGRVEHIGYRELHLAANRLANALAALGVKRGDRVAIVLPQRPETAIAHFAIYRLGAIAMPLSILFGPEALQYRLADSEAVAAIVDASHLDAVREARPDCLRHLVVADPIDQTAACPSLAAARGELAWSALLAGGAERFAPVRTLATDPAVLIYTSGTTGPPKGALIPHSAIIGNLPGFVASQNWFPQDGDVFWSPADWAWTGGLMDALLPTLYFGKPIVAGAGRFGPERAYELLERHRVSNAFLFPTALKMMMKHDPRPGRSRSLALRAIMSAGESVGGTLFDWCQDAFGITVNEMYGQTETNYIVGNSALRWPARPGSIGRAYPGHRVALIDDEGRELPPGELGEVAVNRFDRHGHPDPVFLLGYWRNEAATRAKFTGDWWRTGDLATMDADGYLWYGGRADDMFKSAGYRIGPSEIENCLVKHPAVANAAVVPKPDPERGNLVKAYVVLAPGHLQSEGLVAELQQHVRGKLAPYEYPKEIEFIDELPMTTTGKVQRRVLRLREEERALEAGGSEPPPGP; encoded by the coding sequence ATGGCACGGACGCGAGACGACTACGAGGCCCTGCACGCGGGCTTTCGCTGGCAGGTGCCCCGGCACGTGAACATCGCCGAGCTCTGCTGCGCGCGCTGGGCGCGGGCCGCCGGCCGTACCGCGATCGTCTTCGACCGGGGCGGCGGCCGCGTCGAGCACATCGGCTACCGGGAACTGCACCTCGCGGCGAACCGGCTGGCCAACGCGCTCGCGGCGCTCGGCGTGAAGCGCGGCGACCGGGTCGCGATCGTCCTGCCGCAGCGGCCCGAGACCGCGATCGCGCATTTCGCGATCTACCGTCTCGGCGCGATCGCGATGCCTCTGTCCATCCTGTTCGGCCCCGAGGCCCTGCAGTACCGGCTCGCCGACAGCGAGGCGGTCGCCGCGATCGTCGATGCGAGTCACCTGGACGCGGTTCGCGAGGCCCGCCCCGACTGCCTGCGCCACCTCGTCGTCGCCGACCCGATCGACCAGACCGCCGCCTGCCCGTCGCTCGCCGCCGCGCGAGGCGAACTCGCCTGGAGCGCGCTGCTCGCCGGCGGCGCCGAGCGCTTCGCGCCGGTCCGCACGCTGGCCACCGACCCCGCCGTGCTGATCTACACCAGCGGCACGACCGGGCCGCCCAAGGGCGCGCTGATCCCGCACTCGGCGATCATCGGCAACCTGCCCGGCTTCGTCGCTTCGCAGAACTGGTTCCCCCAGGACGGCGACGTGTTCTGGTCGCCGGCCGACTGGGCCTGGACCGGCGGCCTGATGGACGCGCTGCTCCCGACCTTGTACTTCGGCAAGCCGATCGTGGCCGGCGCCGGCCGCTTCGGGCCGGAGCGCGCCTACGAGCTGCTCGAGCGTCATCGTGTCAGCAACGCCTTCCTGTTCCCGACCGCGCTGAAGATGATGATGAAGCACGACCCTCGGCCCGGCCGCAGCCGATCGCTGGCGCTGCGCGCGATCATGAGCGCCGGCGAATCGGTCGGCGGCACGCTGTTCGACTGGTGCCAGGACGCCTTCGGCATCACGGTCAACGAGATGTACGGCCAGACCGAGACCAACTACATCGTCGGCAATTCGGCGCTGCGCTGGCCCGCGCGGCCCGGCTCGATCGGGCGCGCCTACCCGGGGCACCGGGTCGCGCTGATCGACGACGAGGGCCGCGAGCTTCCTCCGGGCGAGCTCGGCGAGGTCGCGGTCAACCGATTCGACCGCCACGGGCATCCCGATCCGGTGTTCCTGCTCGGCTACTGGCGCAACGAGGCGGCCACCCGGGCGAAGTTCACCGGCGACTGGTGGCGCACCGGCGACCTGGCCACGATGGATGCAGACGGCTACCTGTGGTACGGCGGGCGCGCCGACGACATGTTCAAGTCGGCCGGCTACCGGATCGGTCCGAGCGAGATCGAGAACTGCCTGGTGAAGCACCCGGCGGTCGCCAACGCCGCCGTCGTGCCGAAGCCCGACCCCGAGCGCGGCAACCTGGTCAAGGCCTACGTGGTGCTCGCTCCCGGTCACCTGCAGAGCGAGGGGCTGGTCGCGGAACTGCAGCAGCACGTGCGCGGCAAGCTCGCCCCCTACGAATACCCGAAGGAGATCGAGTTCATCGACGAGCTGCCGATGACGACCACCGGCAAGGTCCAGCGGCGCGTGCTGAGGCTGCGCGAGGAAGAGCGGGCGCTCGAGGCCGGCGGCTCCGAGCCGCCGCCGGGACCCTGA